A stretch of the Rhizobium sullae genome encodes the following:
- a CDS encoding FTR1 family iron permease translates to MTLTGAQAFQVTFVVWRESLEALLVVGILATWSLRGGPERKRKACLALAAGIASGLLLALSLAVVLVSFESFLSGDGQDILQFVMVAAAACLIVHMVMWMRRGGGQMSSELRPVARRSSELGNWLGLSILTAVAIGREGSETVVFLYGLLAGASGAGVISNLVSATLGLFAASLSYLMLRWGANALSWNLFFRVSEALLLVVGAGLLMTAVDRAIGLGLVAPLSGPIWDTSRVLDDGSGLGAFIAGLSGYRARPELLPLLLYAAYWLAIGYLLRPRRQLLLAA, encoded by the coding sequence ATGACGCTGACGGGAGCACAGGCGTTTCAGGTGACGTTTGTTGTCTGGCGCGAAAGCCTCGAGGCGCTGCTTGTGGTTGGCATTCTGGCGACATGGTCGCTCAGAGGCGGTCCAGAGCGCAAGCGAAAGGCATGTTTGGCGCTGGCAGCCGGTATCGCCTCCGGTCTTCTCCTCGCCCTGTCGCTGGCAGTGGTCCTGGTCTCGTTTGAGAGCTTTCTGTCCGGCGACGGGCAGGACATTCTGCAATTCGTCATGGTCGCCGCCGCCGCCTGCCTCATCGTGCACATGGTCATGTGGATGCGCCGCGGTGGAGGGCAGATGAGCAGTGAGCTCCGGCCTGTCGCGCGCCGGTCGAGCGAGCTCGGCAATTGGCTGGGGCTTTCGATCCTCACCGCAGTGGCGATCGGCCGCGAAGGCAGCGAGACGGTCGTCTTTCTCTACGGATTGCTGGCGGGAGCGTCTGGTGCGGGTGTAATTTCGAACCTGGTTTCGGCAACACTCGGCCTTTTTGCCGCAAGCCTCAGCTATCTGATGCTGCGGTGGGGTGCGAATGCCTTGTCATGGAACCTGTTCTTCCGCGTGAGTGAAGCGCTGCTCCTCGTCGTGGGCGCGGGACTCTTGATGACTGCGGTCGACCGGGCGATCGGCCTGGGGCTTGTGGCGCCACTGTCGGGTCCGATCTGGGACACGAGCCGGGTTCTTGATGACGGCAGCGGACTAGGGGCATTCATTGCGGGTCTCTCCGGCTATCGGGCCCGACCGGAACTTTTGCCGCTGCTTCTTTATGCCGCCTATTGGCTCGCAATAGGGTATCTCCTGCGGCCGCGCAGGCAGCTTTTGCTCGCTGCCTGA